The Chloroflexota bacterium nucleotide sequence TCACGGTCACATCGGCAGGCGCTGCCGGTGCGAATCCGATATCGCGTCCATAGCGATTGCCGACCGGGTACGCTTGACCCTGGAACGTCGCGGTCGCCAGCGTCATGCGTTTCGCGATCCAGAATTTGTACGTGCCGCCACCGTCGTAACGATTGCCCCACACATCCGCGATCCAGCCGGTCGCCTTGACCGTGTACTCGCCATACATCGGCGGCTTCCATTGCGTAAATTTGGGATTGCGCGTGGTGATGCCCGCGCGCGCTTGCGCGACGAATGGCGCTTTGCCAAGATCAACAACTTTACCATCGGGCTGGGTCACCTGCAGCGCAAGTTCGCCTTTGGTGTAATCCCAGGTAATGTTTTGACGATCCGAAATCGTATCTGCCGGGAATTGCGGTTCGAGCGAGTACGCGAGAATATTTTTTGGATTGTTCTCATCGTACATCGGCAGGATCACATCGTCTTGAATGAGGTTGCGATTCGAGAGGGCGAAACGCGCCTTGTCTTCTTCGGCAATCGCGCCGCGATACCCATTCGAGTTATAGTTGCCGAGCAAGACCCAGGGTACGCGCGGTTTGATCGTGGACGCGTCAATCATCTTGCCGCTGACATGTTTCGCATCCGCGCGAATCGGCGGCGAGTACGTTTCGGTGTCGCACGGACCTTTCGGAAAGCCGCGTCGCGCAAACGTTTCGGCGTTCATGCTGTATTGGCGATTCTTCACGGTGACGCCATAATCGAAACGCAAGCGATAAATGCCGGGCGGTAGATCGTTCGGCAGTTTAGTAGACACTTTGAACGACACCTGGAGCAAATTGTCCACTTTTTGCGTCGCGGTCATTGGCACCGACACCAGTTCGTCTACCGGTGTGCGAAAGCCATAGCCAAAACGTTTCGTTACTGCGCCTTGCACGCCGCCTTCAATCGCGAGACCTGTCGGCGTGAGGAGCGTGGACATTCGCTCGTCGCTCGCTAAACGCAAAATGCCATCCGCGTCGAACGTGCGCTCCGCCGTAACGAGCATCACGAATCCATCCGGCTTGATACCCTTCATGCCCATCACGTTGAGATACGTTTCAGAAACCTTGAACGTAACTTGGGCGGTTAGCGGCACACCGGGCGTCCAGCGCGCCGGCGCGATCACCACATTGCTTTTCCATTCGCCGAAGCTGGTGTTACCAGTATCGGCAAACGTCACTTGCGCTAACGCTGCTTCGTCCGCCGGATTCGTCGTGGCGGGCGCGGCTTTGGTCGGCGCGACAGTGGGCGCGAGTTGGCTCGCGATCGTTGGCGCGCTGGTCGGCGCGACCAGCGCTGGGACCGGCGTTGCGGTCGATTGGGGAATTTGCGCGCACGCGGTCAACAGTGCGAACGCCATCAACAGAAATGCAAATAAACGTGTTTTCATAACGCGATGCCTCCTTGCTCGTGTCGTCAAAACGATTGTATCGCGCTTGCACAACTTGATTGTAACCTCGTTGTAAAATCTATGCAAAATGTTTGTGTATGTGTGTTGCAAGTTGGAGGTTGGAATCTCTTCCAATCTCCAACCTCCAATCTCTAAATTCCAATTTCCAACTTCCAACCACCAATTTCCAATCTCCAAACATATTTGACATCACGCGCCGAGTGTGTTATATTCGCTTCACTTTCGGAGAAACGACCAATGCTTTCCATTCACACGATTAGCCCTCGCCCGCGTAGCACACCAGCCCCACGGTCTGGTGTATTTGTCGTTGCGCTCTGACTCCGCAAGCAATTACACGCGAATTTTGCAACCCAGACCAGTGAGACTCTCGGTCTGGGATTTTTATTTTAATCTTAATCTGTCATTGTGAGCCGCAAAGCAGCCCGCAATGACCAATGGAGTCACTATGATTCGGATTGGAATTTTTGGCGCGACGGGGTACACGGGAATTGAACTCGCGAAAATTTTCGCGCGGCATCCGCAAACCAAAATCGTGTTTGCGACTTCGGATACGCACGCTGGGAAGAAATTGAGCGATGCGCTGCCCTGCCATTTCGACATCCCGCTCGTCGCGCACGACGCCGCACCGCTCGACCAAATTGACGTGGCGTACCTCGCGCTCCCGCATGGCGCGTCCACCGATTACGCCAAACGCGTGCTCGACGCCGGCGCTAGAGTGATTGACCACTCGGCTGATTTTCGTTTGCATGACGCGGCGGTGTACAAGAAATTTTATGGACTCGATCACCACGCGCCGGAATTATTGCCGAACGCGGTCTACGGATTGCCAGAATTGCATCGCGCACAGATCAAGCAAACAAAACTGCTCGCGAATCCAGGGTGCTATCCCACGAGCGTCATCCTGGGTCTCGCGCCGATCTGGCGCGCGGAGGCGACGAACGACACGATCATCGTGGATTCAAAATCGGGCGTGTCCGGCGCGGGGCGCAAGCCAACGCTCACCGTCCACTTTGTCGAAGTGAACGAAAACCTCTCGCCGTACAACATCGGGCGCGTGCATCGGCACTTGAGCGAGATGGAACAGGAACTCAAAGAAATCAACGCGAAGGCATCACTCATTTTCTCGCCGCACCTCTTGCCCATCAGTCGCGGCATTCTTTCGACGATGTACGTGCGGCTGAACGCGGGCTGGGACGAACAACGCCTGCGCGATTTGTACACGGAAACGTACCGCGACGAACCATTCGTCCGCCTTCTGCCCGCCGGACAAATCGCGACGATCACACACAGCAATTACACGAACTATTGCACGATTTCGATTCACTACGTCCCGGATGTTCAGCAAGCGATCATCTGCTCAAGCATTGATAATCTCATCAAGGGCGCGAGCGGGCAAGCCGTGCAGAATATGAACTTGATGTTTGGGATTGAGGAAACGACTGGATTGATATAATTGGACGCGGACAAACGCAAACAAACACAGATTTTCATTATTATCCGCGTTTATCCGCGTCCCAATAAATTTTCGGGATGAGGAATCATGCTAGTCTTAAAGGTTGGTGGAAACGAAATTGACGACGCGAATTTCCTGACCGGATTCGCGAGTGCGATTGCAAAAATGGAAGAGACGCCGGTCGTCGTTCACGGCGGCGGCAAAGAGATCGCCGACTTGCAACTCAAGTTTGGTTTGACGCCGCGTTTTGTCGAGGGTTTGCGCGTGACGGACGACGCCTCGCTTGCGATTGCTGAAATGGTGTTGAGCGGACGTGTGAACAAGCGCATCGTCATCGCATTGTTGAATGCCGGGGTGGACGCGATCGGCATGAGCGGTGTGGATCGCGGCGTCGTGCGCGTCGAAAAGATGCAACACCCCGCCGGCGATTTGGGGCGAGTCGGGCGAGTCGTCGGTGTACGCGGCGAGGTGGTGCAGGATTTCGTCACGCGCCAAGTGGTTCCCGTCATCTCGCCGATTTCGCTTGGCGACGAAGGCGCGTATAATGTGAACGCCGATTCGGTCGCGTGCGCGATTGCCGCCGCGCTGAACGCAGACGCAGTCGTGTTCGTCACGAACGTCCCCGGCGTTCTGCAAGGCGACTGCGTGATTCCCACCCTCCCCGCGCGCGAAGCGGAAGCGCTCATCAAATCCCAGGTCATCAAAGGCGGTATGATCCCCAAAGTCCGCGCCGCGCTTGATGCCATTGCTGGGGGTGCGCAAGCCGCGCGGATTACGAATCTGGAAGGATTGTTGACCGGTAGCGGAACTGTGTTTTCGAATTGACCGCTAACTGCCGATGGCAGACCGTCGTCCAATTAGCGGCGGTCGGTCGTCTGCGGTCTCTCAAAGGAGAAACATGAAACCCGAAGAAATCATCCAAGCCGAAAAGCAGTACCTCGCGCAAACGTACATTCGCCCGCCGTTCGTATTGACGCGCGGCGAGGGCGTGTACGTGTACGATGCCGCCGGCAATAAATATCTCGACACTGCCGCGGGCATCGCGGTGAATGCGCTCGGTTACAGCGATCCCGAACTCGTCAAGGCGATTCAGGACGCGGCGACGGGGTTGCTTCACACGTCGAATTTGTTTTACACCGAATCCCAGGTCGCGCTGGCGAAAACCCTCGTCGAAAAATCGTTTGCCGACAAAGTCTTTTTTTCCAACACCGGCACCGAGGCAATCGAAGGCGCGCTCAAGTTCGCGCGCAAGTATCACGCGGAGCGCGCGGACACGCAACGCAAGAATTTCGTCGCGCTGCGCGGCAGTTTCCACGGACGCTCGATGGGCGCGCTCGCCGTAACCGATTCGGAAAAGTACCAAGCGCCGTTTCGCCCGTTGATGCCAGGTGTCTCGTTCGCCAATTTCAACGACCTGGATTCAGTGCGCGCGGCGATCACGAACGAGACTGCGGCGGTCATCATCGAGCCGGTGCAAGGCGAGGGCGGCGTGTATCCGGCGAGCGACGAATTCATGCGCGGCGTGCGTGCGTTGTGCGACGCGCGCGGCGCGTTGCTCATCTTTGATGAAATCCAATGCGGCGTCGGTCGCACCGGCAAATTGTGGGGGCACGCGTGGTCGGGCGTGACGCCGGATATTATGACCATCGCGAAACCACTCGCCGGCGGTTTGCCGATTGGCGCGATTCTGATGACGGATGCGGTCGCATCCGCGATGCACGCGGGCGAGCACGGCACCACGTTCGGCGGCGGTTCGTTCATTACCGCGATCGCGCTCAATGTGTTCAATCGCGTCAGCGATCCGAAATTTCTCGCGCACGTCAACGAGACTGGGAATTATCTGATGGAGCGACTGAGCGAAATCAATTCGCCGCACATCAAAGAGGTGCGCGGACGCGGTTTGATGATCGGCTTGGAGTTGGACATTGACGCGGCAAAGGTGCGCGAGCGCGGTTACACGCACGGCTTGCTTCTGATTCAAGCGCGCGAAAAGGTCGTGCGATTCGTCCCGCCGCTCGTATTCCAAAAGACGCACGTGGATGAGTTGGTAGAAGGGCTGGCAAAGGTGCTAACAGAAGTTGGTTAGTGCGATGGTGCACTAGTTTGATAGTTGCACAGTTGCATAGTTGAGGAACCGCAAAATGATCACACACATCGAAGAACTCTCGCTCAACGCATGGTCTTCACTGCAAACCATGTTCGTAGACGGCTGGGTGCTCCGCTTTGCGGACGGCTACACCAAACGCGCGAACTCGATCAATCCGATGTACGCATCGGCTCGCGATGTGAACGCGCAAATCGAATTTTGCGAGCAGGTCTATCGCGAGAAACAGTTGCCGGTCGTTTTCAAAATGACGACGGCAGTACACCCGGAAAACCTGGATGCGGTACTGGCAGAGCGCGGGTACGTGGTTGATTCGCCGACGAGTGTGCACACGATGGAATTGGACAACACGACTTGGACGGTGAACGCCGAGTTAAACCCAGCCCTTTCCGACGAATGGCTCGCAAGTTTCTGCCGCATGAGCAGCGTGAAAGATGAACGCCAGGTCACGTTGCGGCAAATCCTGGGGAACATCCTTCCGCAAAAATGCTTCGCTGCAATCCGGCGCGACAGGCAGATAATCGCATGCGGTTTGGGTGTGCGTCAAGGCGAGTACATCGGCTTTTACGACATCGTTACGGACGCGGCTTGGCGCAAGCAAGGGTACGGCAAACTATTGATGGCAAGTCTGCTCGCGTGGGGCAAAGCGAACGGCGCGCGCTACGCGTATTTGCAAGTGATGCTGAACAATCCGCCCGCGCTGCGGCTCTATGCCAATCTCGGTTTCAAAGAAATTTATCAGTACTGGTACCGAATCAAAGCATAATATTTTCCACGAAAAAATGTGAAGCGGACGGCTCGTCCGCTCGTGCGGGCTAGCAGCCCGCACCACAGACATAATCCAGAGGACGTTATGATGACCAAGAGTTTTATACACCTGCCTGTTTTTACTGTGGCGCAGAACGACATCATCGTTCGCCGCGCCACGCTCGCGGGCGCGCCCAGTATCGCCGCGCTCGTGAATCTCGGCGAACGCGAGGGACAATTGCTGCCGCGCTCGCTCGACGCGATTCGCGCGAGCATTGACGATTGGATCGTCGCGACGGATCAGCAGCGCGTCGTCGGCGTTGGCTCGCTCGTCGAGATGCATTCGGCGCTTGCCGAAGTGCGCTCGCTTGCGGTCGCGCCGGATTATCGCCAGTTCGGCATCGGCGGCAGAATCGTCAATGCGCTCGTTGACCTTGCACGCGAACGAAACATCGCGACAGTGTTCACACTCACACGCGCGGTGCTCTTTTTCGAGAAACTAGGATTCATCATCACGGACAAGGAAAATTTTCCGGAAAAAGTGTGGCGCGATTGTTCACTCTGCCCGGTGCAACTCGCGTGCGACGAAGTGGCGATGGTGAAATCAGTGAGAAGTGAACAGTGAACAGTGAACAGTGAACAGTAGACAGTCAGCAAACAAGATCGCCATTCGCTATTCGCCATTCGCTACTCGCTAATCGCAAATCATAAATCGAAAATCTGAAATCACAACAGGAGGAATCATGGAAAAGAAAAAAGCCGGCAAGGTCGTCCTAGCGTACTCAGGCGGGCTGGACACGTCGGTCATTGTGCCGTGGCTCAAAGAGAATTACGACTGCGAAGTCATCTGCGTGTGCGCGAACATCGGGCAAGGCGATGACTTGTCCGGCGTCGAGGCGAAAGCGATCGCGAGCGGCGCGAGCAAATGCTATATCCAGGATTTGCGCGAAGAATTTGTGACGGACTATATTTATCCAACCATCCTCGCGGGCGCGGTCTACGAGCGCAAGTATTTGCTCGGCACGTCGTTCGCGCGACCCCTCATCGCCAAGGCGCAAGTCGAGGTCGCCGAGTTGGAAGGCGCGGACGCGGTCTCGCACGGCGCGACCGGCAAGGGCAACGATCAGGTGCGCTTCGAATTGACGTACCAAGCGTTGAATCCAAGATTGAAAGTGATCGCGCCCTGGCGCGAGTGGAACATTCGCTCGCGCGAGGACGCGATCGCGTACGCCAAAGCGCACAACGTGCCGGTCACCGCGACGATCAAATCCATCTACTCGCGCGATTGGAACTTGTGGCACTTGTCGCACGAGGGCGGCATTCTCGAAGACCCGTGGCAAGAACCGGAAACCGCGATGTTCCAACTTTCGGTGTCGCCGGAACAAGCACCCGACGAACCCGAGTACGTCGAAATCGAATTCGATAAAGGCATCCCGCACAAGATCAACGGACGGGCGATGGGACCGCTCGAAATCGTTACGCTCTTGAATCAAATCGGCGCGAAGCACGGCATCGGTCGCGTTGACCTGGTCGAGAATCGTTTGGTCGGGATGAAATCGCACGGCGTGTACGAAACACCCGGCGGCACGGTCCTCACCGAAGCGCACGACGCGCTCGAACAGATTTGTCTCGATCGCGAGACATTGCACTACAAGCAAGTCATCGCGTTGCGCTACGCCGACCTGGTTTACAACGGGCAATGGTTCACGCCGCTCCGCGAAGCGATGGACGCGTTCGTACGCGAAACGCAAAAGACGATGACCGGCGCGGTGCGCCTGAAACTCTACAAAGGCAACGTCATCCTCGTCGGTCGCAAGTCGCCGCACAGTTTGTATCGCGAAGATTACGCGACGTTTGGACAAGAAGATGTCTACAATCAAAAGGACGCGGAAGGATTCATCCGCCTGTTCGGTTTGCCGTTGAAGGTACGCGCGCTGATTGATTTCGAGCGTCATGGTCGAAGCGTGTACGCCAAGCCGGATTATTCCAAGTTCAAGCGCGACTGATAGCGCAGCAGAGGAGCAAGGGAGCGTGGGTGCCAGGGAGAAAAAATCGCCCCTGACCTGCTGCTCCCCTGCTCCCTTTGAGGAAAAGCAATGCAATCATCAACCAATACCGGCGTCACCATTCCACGCGGCTTTCGCGCGGCGGGTGTGGCGTGTGGATTGAAGAAAACGGGCGCGCTTGATTTCGCGATGATCGCGAGCGATCACGATTGCGCGTGCGCGGGCGTGTTCACGACGAATCGCGTCAAGGCAGCGCCGGTGCTGTACGATCAAGCAACGCTCGCGAACAATCCTGGCGCGATTCGCGCGGTCGTCGCGAACAGCGGCTGTGCGAACGCGTGCACCGGCGATGCGGGACTCGCGGACACGCGCGCAACCGCCGAAGCGACCGCGCGCGCGCTCGGCATTCGCGCCGACCAGGTGCTCGTGCTGTCAACCGGCGTCATCGGGCAACGCTTGCCGATGGACAAACTTCTTGCCGGCGTCGCGGACGCGGCAAAGAAATTATCGTACACTGGCGGGGACGATGCCTCGCGCGCGATTATGACGACGGATACAAGACCAAAAGTTTTCGCCATGCGCGATTCGCAATTCGCCATCGGCGGCATGTGCAAAGGCGCTGGCATGATTCATCCGAACATGGCGACGATGCTCGCGGTCATCACGACTGACGCGATGATCGCGCCCAACCTGCTCGACCAGGCATTGCGCGCGGCGGTCAACCAGAGTTTCAATCGCATCAGCGTGGACGGCGACATGAGCACGAACGACACGGTGCTCGTGCTGGCGAACGGGGCGTCCAATTACGCAATACGCAATACGCAGCAACTTGCCGAGTTCACCAACGCGTTGACCCAGGTTTGCACCGATCTCGCCAAACAACTCGTGCGCGACGGCGAAGGCGCGACCAAGTTCGTCGAGATCGTCGTGCGCGGCGCGGCGAGCGAAGACGACGCGGTGCGCGTCGCGAAAGCGATTGCGAATTCGCCGCTGACCAAGACCGCGCTCTACGGCGGCGATGCGAACTGGGGACGCGTCGTGTGCGCGGCGGGGTACTCGGGCATCGCGGTCGAACCGGCTAACCTCAGACTCTGGTTCGGCGATGTGAATGTGTTTTCGAACGGCATGCCAACCAATTTCGACGAAGCTGATTCGACGGCAGCGCTTGCCGGAACCGACATCTCGATTCGACTCGATCTCGGAATGGGCAACGCCGGCACAACGGTCTGGACGTGCGACCTCTCACACGATTACGTGACGATCAACGGCAAATACAGAACCTAGCGAATTTTCGATTTTCGATTGCCGATTTGCGATTGGTCAATCGAAAATCGAAAATCAGAAATCGAAAATCACGATGTGGGGCGGCAGATTTTCCAAAGCGATTGACGACCAATTCGCGTACCTCAACAATTCGTTTCGTTTCGATTGGCGATTGTACGCCGCGGACATTCGCGGGAGCATCGCGTATGCCAAGGCGCTCGCGCGCGCGGGCACGATCACCGACACGGAACGCGACGCGTTGATTGACGGCTTGCAACGCGTCAAACAGGAATTCGACGCGCGCACATTCGAGAGCAAACCGAGCGACGAGGACATTCACACCGCGGTCGAGCGGCGCTTGGGCGAGTTCGTCGGCGCGGTCGCCGGCAAACTGCACACCGGGCGTAGTCGCAACGACCAGGTCGCGACGGACGCGCGTTTGTTCGTGTTAAGTGCGATTGGCGATTTGCAATCCGCCATTCGCAATGTGCAAACCGCGATCATCGAGAAAGCAGAACAGCATCTCGACGTGGTGATGCCAGGTTATACGCACGTTCAACGCGCACAACCGGTCTTGTTCGCGCATTGGTTGATGGCGTACTTTTGGATGTTCGAACGCGATTATGAACGCTTGACCGATGCCAGGTCGCGCACATCCATCTCGCCGCTTGGCGCGGGCGCGCTTGCGGGGAATGCGCTAGGCATTGATCGCGATTTTCTCGCGCGCGAACTGGGTTTTGGCGAGGTCAGTCAAAATAGCATTGACGCGGTAAGCGATCGCGATTTCATCGCCGAGTTCTTGTTCGCCGCGGCATTGCTCGGCGTGCATCTCTCGCGGCTCGGCGAAGATTTGGTGTACTATTCGAGCGCGGAATTCGGTTTCATCACGATGGACGACGCGTACGCGACGGGATCGAGTTTGATGCCACAAAAGAAAAATCCGGACGCGATGGAACTGGCACGCGGCAAAGCCGGACGACTCGTCGGCAATCTCACGAACGTGCTCACAATGCTCAAGGGTCTGCCCTCGTCGTACGACAAGGATTTGCAAGAGGACAAGGAACCGCTGTTCGACTCGATAGACACACTCAGCGCGTTGTTGCCGGTCGTCGCGGGCGTGATTCACACGATGCGCGTGAACGCGGAGCGAATGCGCGCCGCGCTCGACGCGGGGATGCTCGCGACCGATCTCGCGGACTATCTCGTGCGACGCGGGATGCCGTTCCGTGACGCGCATCGCAAAGCCGGCGAAGCGGTCAAGCTTGCCGAAGCGCGCGGCATCGCGCTATCCGAGTTGCCGCTCGACGCATACCAACACATCGCACCGGAATTTGGCGACGATGTTTATCGCGTGTTCGATTTCGCGCAGTCCGTCGCCGCGCGCGAGGTGATCGGTGGCACGGGACCGAACGCGGTACGCGAACAAATCGCGCAAGCCCAAAAAAGGATGCGCGCATAAAAAGCGAATCCGCCCGCGCAATCGTGGTATAATCGCCGCCGCCGTCAGAACCAATTGCCCGAAGGTCTGGTTCATCAGCCCTTCGGATTTTCTTTCGCAAAGGATTTTCGTGCAGACATTTTTCGCCGACCGCGATTTTTTCGCGACGTTGTTGAAACTCTGGTTGCCCATCGCGCTCCAGCAATTGATCTTTTCGTTGCTCGGTCTCGTGACCGTGATGATGATCGGACAACTGGGCGAAACGTCCGTCGCCGCCGTCGGACTCGCCGGACAAATCGCGTTTTTGATGCAACTGTTTCTCTTTGGTATCGGCAGCGGCGCGGCGATTTTCGTCGCGCAGTTTTGGGGCACGCGCGACATTGCGAATATTCGTCGCGTGCTCGGCGTGGCGCTTGGCTTGGGTGCGCTCGGCGCAAGCGCGTTCACGTTCGTCGCGCTCGTCGTCCCCGATCTCGCGCTCGGGGTGTACTCGAGCGACCGCGCCGTGATCGTACTCGGCAGTGAGTTTTTGCGAATCGCCGGATGGAGCTATCTGCCGATTGCGCTCACGACCGGCTATGCCATCACGTTGCGCAGTACCGGACATGTGCGCGTGCCGGTCACGATCAGCGTTTTTTCGTTGGGGCTGGGCGCGGTCATCAACTATGCGTTGATCTTTGGCGCGTTCGGTTTGCCCGCGCTCGGCGTGCAAGGCAGCGCGATCGGGACGGTGGTTGCGCGCTGGCTCGAATGCGGATTGATCCTCACGACGACGTACGCGCGGCAATCGGTCGCGGCGGCAGGGCTACGCGAGTTGTTCGCGTTCGATTCGCGCTTTTTGACGAGCGTGCTCAAGACGATGTTGCCGGTCGCCGCTAACGAAATCGTGTGGTCGTTCGGCATCACGACGTACAGTTTGATCTACGGCAGAATCGGGACCGAGGCAGTCGCGGCGGTCAGCATCGCCGAGACGATTCAGAATTTGGCGTACGTGCCATTCGTTGGATTGGCAAATGCCGCCGCGATTATGATCGGCAATCGCATCGGCGCGGACGAAGAACACAAGGCGTTCGAGTATGCGACGCGTTTTTTACAAATCGTGTTGGCGCTCGCCGTGTTGACCGGCGCGGCGATTTTTTTGAGCGCAGATGGGCTACTCGGTTTCTACAAGATTGATGCGACGACGCATCGGTTCGCGCGCGCGGTGCTGACGGTCATGGCATTGACGTTGTGGGTCAAAGCGTCGAACATGATGTATATCGTCGGCGTGTTGCGCGCGGGCGGCGATGCGCGCGTGAGCGCGGTGATTGACACCGTGCCGTTGTGGATGATCGGCATCCCGCTCGCGGCGGCGGGCGCGTTCATGTTCGATTTGCCGGTGTACTGGGTGTACCTCTTGACGTTGAGCGACGAGGTGACCAAATGCACGCTCGCGACCTGGCGTTTCGTTTCCAAAAAGTGGATCACCAATCTCGCGCGCCAGCATCATCGCGCGAGCGAGGCATAGACGCGTTTTTAGAATCGCGTATAATGGTAACCACGGAAGCATACCGAATATATTCTGTGTGGTTGTGAAAAATTCACAACGCACCCGGAGACAACGATGTCCAGTTCATCCGCTCTGCCCCACTGGGATATGAGCACGATTTTCCCCGCGCTCGATTCGCCCGAGTTCGACGCGGCGTTCAAATCCGTTTTAGAATCCATAGATCGGTTGACCCAGTTCTTCGACGCGCACCAGATCACGCGGCGCGCCCCCCTGCCGCTCGACGCGGAAACGGTGACGACGTTCGAGCAAGCGATCAACCAACTCAACGCGTTGCTCGACGAATCGCGCACGGTCGCCACGTACATCAACAGTTTTGTCGCGACCGACTCGCGCGATAATCGCGCGCAGGCAACGTTGAGCGAATTGCAACAATCCCAGGTTCGCACGCAACTGCTCGGCACGCGCTGGAGCGCGTGGCTCGGCTCGCTCGATGTAGATGCGCTCCTCGCGCAATCCCAGGTCGCGCGCGATCACGCGTTCATGCTGACTAAGGCGCGCATCGAAGCGCAACATCAAATGTCGCTCGCCGAAGAAACCCTCGCGGCAGAATTGCGTTTGATGGGCGCGACGGCGTGGCAAAAACTGCACGGCACATTCTCGTCCCAGTTGACCGTTCACGTCGAATTGGACGGCAAGACGCAAGCCCTGCCGATGAGCATGGTTCGAAATCTCGCATCCAACCCGCATCGCGCGATCCGCCGCGCGGCGTACGACGCGGAACTCGCCGCGTGGAAGAATGCCGCCGTGCCGCTCGCCGCCGCGCTGAACAGCGTCAAAGGCACGACGAATTTGTTGAGCCAGCGACGCGGCTGGGCATCGCCGCTCGACGTGGCGTTGTTCGAAAACAACATTGACCGCGCGACGATTGTCGCGCTGATGACCGCGGCGCACGAATCGTTCCCAGATTTTCGGCGTTACCTCCACGCCAAAGCGCGCGCACTCGATTTGCCCGCGCTTGCGTGGTACGATCTCTTTGCGCCGGTCGGCGACGGCGGACGCGCGTGGTCGTTCGCCGACGCCGAACAATTCATCGTCGCGACGTTTCGCGCGTACTCGCCGCGCATGGGCGAACTGGGCGCGCGCGCGTTCCGCGAGCGATGGATTGACGCCGAGCCGCGGCTCGGCAAGCGCGACGGCGCGTTCTGCATGGCGATCCGTCAAGATGAATCGCGCGTGTTTTCGAATTTCAAACCGGCGTTCGGCGGCGTCGGCACGCTCGCGCACGAACTGGGTCACGCGTACCACAATTTCAATCTCGCCTCGCGCACGATGTTACAACGGCAAACGCCGATGACGCTCGCCGAGACCGCGAGCATTTTTTGCCAGCGGCTCGCGACGCGCGCAGCGATGCAAGACGCCAACCCGCCAGAAAAAATCGTGATCCTCGAAGCGATGTTGGAAGACGCGTGCCAGGTCGTCGTGGATATT carries:
- the argH gene encoding argininosuccinate lyase gives rise to the protein MWGGRFSKAIDDQFAYLNNSFRFDWRLYAADIRGSIAYAKALARAGTITDTERDALIDGLQRVKQEFDARTFESKPSDEDIHTAVERRLGEFVGAVAGKLHTGRSRNDQVATDARLFVLSAIGDLQSAIRNVQTAIIEKAEQHLDVVMPGYTHVQRAQPVLFAHWLMAYFWMFERDYERLTDARSRTSISPLGAGALAGNALGIDRDFLARELGFGEVSQNSIDAVSDRDFIAEFLFAAALLGVHLSRLGEDLVYYSSAEFGFITMDDAYATGSSLMPQKKNPDAMELARGKAGRLVGNLTNVLTMLKGLPSSYDKDLQEDKEPLFDSIDTLSALLPVVAGVIHTMRVNAERMRAALDAGMLATDLADYLVRRGMPFRDAHRKAGEAVKLAEARGIALSELPLDAYQHIAPEFGDDVYRVFDFAQSVAAREVIGGTGPNAVREQIAQAQKRMRA
- a CDS encoding MATE family efflux transporter, with protein sequence MQTFFADRDFFATLLKLWLPIALQQLIFSLLGLVTVMMIGQLGETSVAAVGLAGQIAFLMQLFLFGIGSGAAIFVAQFWGTRDIANIRRVLGVALGLGALGASAFTFVALVVPDLALGVYSSDRAVIVLGSEFLRIAGWSYLPIALTTGYAITLRSTGHVRVPVTISVFSLGLGAVINYALIFGAFGLPALGVQGSAIGTVVARWLECGLILTTTYARQSVAAAGLRELFAFDSRFLTSVLKTMLPVAANEIVWSFGITTYSLIYGRIGTEAVAAVSIAETIQNLAYVPFVGLANAAAIMIGNRIGADEEHKAFEYATRFLQIVLALAVLTGAAIFLSADGLLGFYKIDATTHRFARAVLTVMALTLWVKASNMMYIVGVLRAGGDARVSAVIDTVPLWMIGIPLAAAGAFMFDLPVYWVYLLTLSDEVTKCTLATWRFVSKKWITNLARQHHRASEA
- a CDS encoding M3 family oligoendopeptidase translates to MSSSSALPHWDMSTIFPALDSPEFDAAFKSVLESIDRLTQFFDAHQITRRAPLPLDAETVTTFEQAINQLNALLDESRTVATYINSFVATDSRDNRAQATLSELQQSQVRTQLLGTRWSAWLGSLDVDALLAQSQVARDHAFMLTKARIEAQHQMSLAEETLAAELRLMGATAWQKLHGTFSSQLTVHVELDGKTQALPMSMVRNLASNPHRAIRRAAYDAELAAWKNAAVPLAAALNSVKGTTNLLSQRRGWASPLDVALFENNIDRATIVALMTAAHESFPDFRRYLHAKARALDLPALAWYDLFAPVGDGGRAWSFADAEQFIVATFRAYSPRMGELGARAFRERWIDAEPRLGKRDGAFCMAIRQDESRVFSNFKPAFGGVGTLAHELGHAYHNFNLASRTMLQRQTPMTLAETASIFCQRLATRAAMQDANPPEKIVILEAMLEDACQVVVDISSRFLFEQRVFDQRQKRELSVDEFCELMLQAQRDTYGDGLDANALHAYMWALKPHYYNATLYNFPYMFGLLFGLGLYARYLDDATKFKAGYDDLLASTGMANAADLAARFGIDLRTPDFWRASLDVVRQDVAEFEKLVA